Proteins found in one Hoplias malabaricus isolate fHopMal1 chromosome 17, fHopMal1.hap1, whole genome shotgun sequence genomic segment:
- the casp3b gene encoding caspase-3b, whose product MSEQKNGDPAAAGGDSVDAKGFQLKGSSVPTKVKVAPDEYRYRMDFPNMGKCIIINNKNFHRSTGMSERNGTDVDAGNVLKTFQKLGFKTTLKNDQTVAQMEAILTSASKEDHSQSAMFVCVMLSHGDDGVIFGTDASMELKDLTKLFQGNKCPSLAGKPKLFFIQACRGAELDPGIETDSGGGDKYKIPIEADFLYAYSTAPGYYSWRNTVNGSWFISSLCEMLDKYSTELEIMQIMTRVNRKVALEFESSSSLPGFNAMKQIPCIQSLLTRELYFHSD is encoded by the exons ATGTCTGAGCAAAAGAATGGTGACCCAGCAGCAGCTGGAGGTGACAGTGTGGATGCCAAGGGATTTCAGCTCAAAGG GTCTTCTGTTCCTACAAAAGTAAAAGTAGCTCCTGATGAGTATAGATACCGAATGGACTTCCCCAACATGGGGAAATgtatcatcatcaacaacaaaaatTTTCACAGGAGTACAG GGATGTCTGAACGGAATGGAACAGATGTGGATGCAGGGAATGTTTTGAAAACCTTCCAGAAGCTGGGTTTTAAAACTACACTAAAAAACGACCAAACTGTTGCACAAATGGAAGCAATTTTAACATCAG CatccaaagaggaccacagccAGTCAGCCATGTTTGTCTGTGTGATGCTGAGTCATGGGGACGATGGAGTGATTTTTGGCACTGATGCATCCATGGAGCTAAAGGATCTAACTAAACTTTTCCAAGGAAACAAGTGTCCTTCTCTAGCTGGCAAACCTAAACTTTTCTTCATACAG GCATGTCGAGGGGCAGAGCTGGACCCTGGCATTGAGACTGATAGCGGTGGTGGGGATAAATACAAGATTCCAATTGAGGCAGATTTCTTGTATGCATACTCCACTGCCCCAG GTTATTATTCCTGGAGAAACACAGTCAATGGATCCTGGTTCATATCCTCTCTGTGCGAGATGCTGGATAAATACAGCACAGAACTTGAAATCATGCAGATCATGACACGTGTAAACCGCAAAGTGGCGCTAGAGTTCGAGTCTTCCAGCAGCCTGCCAGGCTTCAACGCCATGAAACAAATACCTTGCATTCAGTCCTTGCTCACCAGAGAATTGTATTTCCACAGTGACTGA
- the dhrs13l1 gene encoding dehydrogenase/reductase (SDR family) member 13 like 1 gives MFLVVLVALFGAYWIFHRIYVQRKTCKSTMTLYGKTVIVTGSNTGIGKATALALALRGARVIVACRNKNKGEDAVQEIKRESGNDEVVFMQLDLASMKSIRAFTETFLKAESRLDLLINNAGLAVPGRTEDGLGLVFGVNHIGPFLLTNLLLDRLKECAPSRVINVSSHGHSIGTIDFNCINTHKRLGMGSSNMDIFKTYCHSKLCNVLFTHELAKRLKGTNVTCYSLHPGSVKSELARDMSSWYMKIAKTAMQVFFQTDPMSGSQTTLYCALTEGIEPLSGRYFSDCEVRNVKPEARDDEIARKLWEVSERLCGMA, from the exons ATGTTTCTGGTGGTGCTGGTGGCGCTGTTTGGAGCTTATTGGATCTTCCACAGGATTTACGTCCAGAGAAAAACGTGCAAAAGCACAATGACTCTCTACGGAAAGACTGTAATCGTCACag GCAGTAATACGGGCATTGGCAAGGCCACAGCTCTGGCTTTGGCTCTTAGAGGCGCAAGAGTGATTGTGGCctgcagaaataaaaataaaggagaAGATGCAGTTCAAGAAATCAAGAGG gaaAGCGGAAATGATGAAGTGGTTTTCATGCAGTTGGACTTGGCCAGTATGAAGTCCATCCGGGCTTTCACAGAGACTTTCCTCAAGGCTGAGAGCAGACTTGACCTGCTCATTAACAATGCAG GACTTGCTGTACCAGGACGCACAGAGGATGGCCTTGGCCTTGTATTTGGTGTCAATCACATCGGCCCATTCCTGCTGACTAATTTGCTTCTGGACCGCCTGAAGGAATGTGCGCCGAGCCGAGTTATCAATGTTTCTTCACACGGCCATAGTATAGGAACCATTGATTTCAactgcataaacacacacaaaagactGGGAATGGGCTCCTCTAACATGGACATATTCAAGACATACTGCCACAGCAAGCTGTGCAATGTGCTCTTCACCCACGAGCTGGCCAAGAGACTGAAGGGAACGAACGTTACCTGCTATAGCCTACACCCAG GGTCAGTGAAGTCAGAACTTGCTCGGGACATGAGTTCCTGGTACATGAAGATTGCAAAGACTGCCATGCAGGTGTTTTTCCAGACTGACCCCATGTCCGGCtcacagactacactgtacTGCGCTCTAACAGAGGGCATTGAGCCTCTGAGTGGTCGCTACTTCTCAGACTGTGAAGTCAGAAACGTAAAGCCAGAAGCCAGGGACGATGAGATTGCCAGAAAACTGTGGGAGGTTAGTGAGAGGCTCTGTGGTATGGCCTGA
- the cenpu gene encoding centromere protein U, whose protein sequence is MDKMSRMAEMLVRKRNQNADEDLGHTPESLNVSSIEKASFLQEEHYSSHGNPLHSTALEDEGSPELDSAPKATGKRKKGADREKGTLKRPDPFEKVHAKTKQKNNVQAQQKSTKLKKNQRAVQKTQPGPQSTRNLQNLSENREDGKQRRAQSKISQPPMSDDFDASTHESPDAGPSQTPRRPSLSSEDLTDEDESFHPSRVKGSTLSDRRHRGQKQKRKSSSGSSDTGNLKKRECGPVRNPIDLDIVLEAFQEFITQYKETVNSDSVIKAIDALSKSFEEQLNDMITATKGFYSVKREAAKINSALNKKTTRLWEAKNELFVSEAKVRKLEKEHDQLEQRLNALRTSNTFLTNLKDLNQRYLEYRIAHPDEPETFGPSCMPALLLEARSIMGTETQLKTINDKLQKVLEENGHK, encoded by the exons ATGGACAAAATGAGTCGAATGGCGGAAATGCTGGTACGG AAAAGAAATCAGAACGCTGACGAGGACCTTGGACATACCCCAGAAAGTTTGAACGTGTCCTCAATAGAAAAGGCCAGTTTTCTTCAGGAAGAGCACTATTCTTCACATG GTAATCCTCTTCACAGCACTGCTTTAGAAGATGAAGGTAGCCCTGAATTAGACAGTGCTCCAAAGGCCAcagggaaaagaaagaaaggtgcagacagagagaaaggaacTCTCAAGAGACCAGACCCATTTGAAAAGGTTCATgccaaaacaaagcagaaaaataATGTCCAAGCACAGCAAAAGagcacaaaattaaaaaagaatcaAAGAGCGGTGCAGAAGACACAACCAGGACCACAGTCTACAAG AAATCTGCAGAACCTttcagagaacagagaagatgGCAAGCAGAGAAGAGCCCAGTCTAAAATCTCACAGCCACCTATGTCTgat GATTTTGATGCTTCAACACATGAGTCACCTGATGCCGGTCCTTCTCAGACCCCCAGACGGCCATCATTATCATCAGAGGATTTGACGGATGAAGATGAGAGTTTT CACCCTTCCAGGGTGAAGGGATCTACATTATCCGATCGTCGGCACAGAGGTCAGAAACAGAAGAGGAAGTCTTCATCTGGATCCTCAG ACACAGGAAACTTGAAGAAGCGGGAATGTGGTCCTGTGAGAAATCCAATAGATCTCGATATTGTTCTTGAAGCGTTTCAGGAGTTTATCACCCAATACAA GGAGACGGTGAACTCTGATTCTGTTATAAAAGCTATAGATGCTCTTTCTAAGTCATTTGAGGAACAACTCAATGACATG ATCACAGCAACTAAGGGTTTTTACAGTGTGAAGCGGGAGGCTGCAAAG ATTAATAGTGCCCTGAATAAAAAAACCACTAGGCTTTGGGAGGCCAAGAATGAACTATTTGT GAGTGAAGCTAAAGTAAGGAAACTTGAGAAGGAGCATGATCAGCTGGAACAAAGACTAAACGCTTTGAGAACCAGCAACACATTTCTCACCAACCTGAAGGACTTAAACCAGAGGTACCTGGAGTACCGCATTGCTCATCCTGATGAGCCAGAAACG TTTGGCCCCTCTTGCATGCCTGCACTGCTTCTGGAGGCGAGGAGTATTATGGGAACTGAAACCCAGTTAAAGACCATCAATGACAAGCTACAGAAAGTCTTGGAGGAAAATGGTCACAAATAA
- the slc25a51b gene encoding solute carrier family 25 member 51b: MGVVTTMDRESAQQPQALPPAQGKLSKGGPVFTSNKGTGLGPQGKHYVCGSVAAFTNIVITFPIQKVLFRQQLHGVRSSEAARQLQREGLRNLYRGLLPPLLQKSTTVAIMFGLYEDFSHLLLGHAHVIGSPPELLTRSMAAALAGTAEAVLTPFERVQTLLQDHRHNSRFHNTAHTFRTLLREYGVRECYRGLVPVLLRNGPSNVLFFGLRGPIKQQLPDAHSKVGHLFNDFVCGGLLGAALGIMFYPLNVVKSRAQAQVGGKFVPCLQVLATIWRERGGSVSLLFRGATLNYHRSLLSWGIINATYELLLKVI; this comes from the coding sequence ATGGGTGTGGTCACCACCATGGACCGTGAATCAGCCCAACAACCCCAGGCCTTGCCCCCAGCACAGGGCAAGCTAAGTAAAGGTGGGCCTGTTTTCACGTCTAACAAAGGGACTGGGCTCGGGCCTCAAGGCAAACACTATGTATGTGGATCTGTGGCTGCTTTTACCAATATCGTCATCACGTTCCCCATCCAGAAAGTGCTGTTCCGGCAACAGTTACATGGCGTGAGGTCTTCGGAGGCAGCGAGGCAGCTCCAGCGTGAGGGATTGCGTAATTTGTATCGTGGCCTCCTGCCTCCACTGCTGCAGAAGAGCACCACTGTGGCCATCATGTTTGGCCTGTATGAGGACTTCTCCCATCTCCTCCTTGGACACGCCCATGTCATTGGATCTCCCCCAGAGCTGCTGACTCGTAGCATGGCAGCTGCTCTGGCTGGTACAGCTGAGGCAGTTTTAACTCCGTTTGAGAGGGTGCAGACACTGCTGCAGGACCACCGTCACAATAGCCGCTTCCACAACACTGCACACACTTTCCGGACTCTTCTGCGCGAATATGGAGTGAGGGAGTGTTATCGCGGCCTGGTCCCTGTGCTGCTGCGAAATGGACCAAGCAACGTGCTCTTTTTTGGCCTGCGAGGGCCAATCAAGCAGCAGTTGCCTGACGCCCATTCCAAAGTGGGCCACCTGTTCAACGACTTTGTTTGTGGTGGGTTGCTGGGTGCAGCCCTGGGCATCATGTTCTACCCATTGAATGTTGTAAAGTCCCGAGCACAGGCCCAGGTGGGAGGCAAGTTTGTGCCCTGTTTGCAGGTGCTGGCCACCATTTGGAGAGAAAGAGGTGGAAGTGTAAGCTTGCTGTTCCGTGGAGCCACACTCAACTACCACCGCTCATTGCTCTCATGGGGCATCATCAATGCCACATATGAACTCCTGCTCAAAGTCATCTGA